A region from the Kazachstania africana CBS 2517 chromosome 11, complete genome genome encodes:
- the ALG2 gene encoding GDP-Man:Man(1)GlcNAc(2)-PP-dolichol alpha-1,3-mannosyltransferase (similar to Saccharomyces cerevisiae ALG2 (YGL065C); ancestral locus Anc_6.219) produces MTSSEPTTGYKVAFIHPDLGIGGAERLVVDAALGLQESGNRVKIYTSHCDPNHCFEEVKDGTLKHQVYGDRLPTHLFGKFFILFANLRQLYLIFQLIWTGQLNEYDLFIVDQLSTGLPLIHMFSDAKILFYCHFPDQKLAVRDSSLRKLYRLPFDLLEQFTMSVADKVVVNSKFTRGIYKETLNFLNTSPEVIYPCVSTSVSKEIDQIDKQLLTKLINTDKDKFYLSINRFERKKNVSLALKAFALSERSKDNDVKLLICGGYDERVDENKEYLRELQLEAGNLKLSSSTIFYPEYAKNKDLESFNARKSKVIFLLSISGSLKELLLEKMDLLLYTPSFEHFGIVPLEAMKHGKPTLAVNSGGPLETIISYKPGENEATTTGWLREPDEKVWAVAIDESTKCEGIDFAKNGKERLDKYFSRYAMTHSFETEIEKFIWSKKVIYPWETAVTSLSFFGIHLLVNFCLPNQNWPFLLLAGVAIVIFRRIFWGIYFLFVFSLSYE; encoded by the coding sequence atGACGAGTTCTGAGCCCACTACGGGATATAAAGTAGCATTTATACATCCCGACCTTGGAATTGGGGGAGCTGAAAGATTAGTTGTTGATGCAGCTTTGGGTTTACAGGAATCAGGTAATAGGGTAAAGATCTATACCTCCCATTGTGATCCAAATCACTGCTTCGAAGAGGTGAAGGATGGAACTTTAAAACATCAAGTATATGGTGACAGACTACCCACTCATTTGTTCGGTAAGTTCTTCATCCTGTTTGCTAACTTGAGGCAATTGTACCTCATTTTCCAACTGATATGGACAGGCCAATTAAATGAGTACGATTTATTTATTGTGGATCAATTGTCTACAGGTCTCCCATTAATACATATGTTCTCTGACGCAAAGATCTTATTTTATTGCCACTTCCCAGATCAGAAATTAGCTGTTAGAGATAGTTCACTAAGAAAACTTTACAGATTACCTTTTGACTTACTGGAACAATTCACTATGAGTGTAGCTGATAAGGTCGTTGTTAATTCGAAATTTACAAGAGGGATTTACAAAGAAACATTGAACTTCCTGAATACCTCACCAGAGGTTATTTACCCATGTGTTAGTACGTCGGTTTCCAAAGAGATTGACCAAATTGATAAGCAATTACTGACTAAATTGATAAATACTGATAAGGACAAGTTTTATTTGAGTATAAATAGATTcgaaaggaaaaagaatgTATCATTGGCTCTAAAAGCGTTTGCTTTATCAGAGAGATCCAAGGATAATGATGTCAAGTTGCTCATTTGCGGTGGTTATGATGAAAGAGTGGATGAAAACAAAGAATACTTGAGAGAACTACAGTTAGAAGCAGGTAATTTAAAACTATCATCCTCTACTATTTTTTATCCTGAATATGCCAAAAATAAGGACCTAGAATCATTCAATGCTCGGAAGAGCAAGgttatttttttgctaTCTATCTCAggttcattgaaagaattgcTGTTAGAAAAAATGGACTTGCTGCTATATACACCATCATTTGAGCATTTTGGAATTGTTCCTCTCGAGGCAATGAAGCATGGCAAGCCAACACTAGCAGTAAATAGTGGTGGGCCTTTAGAAACAATAATCTCATACAAGCCGGGTGAAAATGAAGCTACCACTACAGGTTGGTTGCGTGAACCTGACGAAAAAGTCTGGGCAGTTGCGATCGACGAAAGTACTAAGTGTGAAGGAATTGATTTTGCTAAAAATGGGAAAGAAAGACttgataaatatttttcacgTTATGCAATGACCCATTCCTTTGAAACtgaaattgagaaattcATTTGGAGCAAAAAAGTTATATATCCATGGGAGACTGCTGTCACATCTTTGTCCTTTTTCGGCATTCATTTGTTAGTCAATTTCTGCTTGccaaatcaaaattggCCATTTTTACTGTTAGCTGGTGTAGCAATAGTTATTTTTAGACGTATCTTCTGGGGTATATACTTCTTGTTTGTTTTCAGTTTATCATATGAGTGA
- the PUS2 gene encoding pseudouridine synthase PUS2 (similar to Saccharomyces cerevisiae PUS2 (YGL063W) and PUS1 (YPL212C); ancestral locus Anc_6.226), whose amino-acid sequence MQMKGRSYRWYKNVVIQTRLLNVATNLSKVTRQPKHKVALMIGYCGDNYHGMQYNADVQTIEGALFRALCQAGAISKANSTNFNKNKFMRTTRTDKGVHAVCNLISLKMIIEDPDIKERVNSFLPADITLWNIQRVNKKFNCRTACESRLYEYALPTFVLQNPPSQSILSRMLQLFGHSPIVHQYSMQDSTLSSKKFCHFEKCLSMYTGTHNFHNFTSNKASCADNSYRYMKAIAVSQPYLKNNLEWISIKFHGQSFMLHQIRKMVALATIVTRYDYPCDTALKCFENKKTYIPNAPSMGLTLLSPMFSSYNRKLTSLGYNAITHELHQTKMKIFKNNFIDNRTHDHSKSLQEYSRFLTFLDSHSWLTEL is encoded by the coding sequence ATGCAAATGAAAGGGAGGTCATATCGGTGGTACAAGAATGTTGTCATTCAAACAAGACTATTGAATGTGGCTACAAATCTGTCGAAAGTAACAAGACAACCAAAACATAAAGTAGCATTGATGATTGGCTACTGTGGTGATAATTATCATGGAATGCAGTACAATGCTGACGTTCAGACGATCGAAGGTGCATTATTCAGAGCACTCTGTCAAGCTGGAGCCATATCAAAGGCtaattcaacaaattttaataagAACAAGTTCATGAGAACCACAAGAACCGACAAAGGCGTCCATGCAGTATGCAATTTGATCTCactgaagatgataattGAGGATCCAGACATCAAAGAGAGAGTAAACAGCTTCCTTCCTGCCGATATTACACTTTGGAATATACAGCGCGTCAATAAGAAGTTTAATTGTAGGACAGCTTGTGAATCACGCTTGTATGAGTATGCTTTACCGACCTTTGTGCTTCAGAATCCACCCAGCCAGAGTATTCTTTCCAGGATGCTCCAATTATTCGGCCATAGCCCAATAGTACACCAATATAGCATGCAAGATTCAACGCTCTCATCAAAAAAGTTTTGCCACTTCGAGAAATGCCTGTCTATGTACACAGGAACTCACAATTTCCATAATTTCACTTCTAACAAAGCTTCCTGTGCCGATAATTCGTACAGATACATGAAAGCTATCGCTGTCTCCCAGCCatacttgaaaaataatcTCGAATGgatatcaataaaattccATGGGCAGTCCTTCATGCTGCATCAAATCCGAAAGATGGTAGCTCTTGCTACCATTGTGACAAGGTATGATTATCCATGCGATACTGCCCTCAAATGTTTCgaaaacaagaaaacaTACATCCCCAACGCTCCATCGATGGGATTGACACTACTTTCCCCCATGTTCAGTTCATACAACAGAAAATTAACTTCTCTGGGCTACAATGCCATAACTCACGAACTGCatcaaacaaaaatgaaaattttcaagaataacTTTATAGATAACAGGACTCACGATCATTCAAAGTCTCTCCAAGAGTATTCACGATTCTTAACATTTCTTGATAGTCATAGTTGGCTAACAGAGCTTTAA
- the MRH4 gene encoding ATP-dependent RNA helicase (similar to Saccharomyces cerevisiae MRH4 (YGL064C); ancestral locus Anc_6.223), with amino-acid sequence MILVHRANYLQAFHLSRGILALRLYSGGPRTQPRKKHKLSNKLKAKHKEQTFFRYGNYEGLKKNSFATTAKATRLIDNITSFEELKLLPVVRDAVKSVIESESLLMQRTGNGVSNITPSPIQILAIKRLSHTLMDQKQHVFAIAADTGSGKTMAYLAPLLDFLIRQKIEKPEIWSSSIRSKAGIRSIILVPTHELIEQVYSTVLKVEENLSLHTFKWDIHTKYSEVLDAIKDRIDMLVTTPSKLLTLFKIRMITHPESFLSMVQYVAVDEADTLMDHSWIAETRQVINRCPNLSHLIFCSATIPNEFNKTLSKLYPSFTPIVTPRLHKLPKKLDFKIVDSTLNPFKGSKIKTLAQILYAVAHSETEPGLEKRTIVFVNKKSDVEKIVQVLKSEYGHEHVFGLTGSDTVEKRLETIRDFLQPPKRLEELPASVANESTEFQEPLHIPESNITLTKHERAKGNKPFIKVLVTTDLLARGLNFQAVKNVILYDVPSTPVDLVHRVGRTARMRQNGRIFMITDKSTKSWARALPKIAKKSITLS; translated from the coding sequence ATGATTCTTGTGCATAGGGCCAACTACTTGCAGGCTTTTCATCTTTCCAGAGGAATCTTGGCGTTAAGACTCTATTCAGGTGGCCCAAGAACACAACCGAGAAAGAAGCATAAGTTATCGAACAAATTGAAGGCCAAGCATAAGGAACAAACATTCTTCAGATACGGTAATTATGAAggtttgaaaaagaattcaTTTGCCACAACCGCCAAAGCTACTAGACTGATCGATAATATTACAAGTTTCGAAGAGTTGAAGTTACTACCCGTTGTAAGAGACGCTGTAAAATCTGTTATAGAAAGTGAGTCACTGTTAATGCAAAGAACAGGTAATGGGGTCTCCAATATTACCCCTTCACCCATCCAGATACTTGCAATCAAAAGGTTGTCTCACACTTTGATGGATCAAAAACAGCATGTGTTTGCCATTGCTGCAGATACAGGTTCTGGGAAGACAATGGCATATTTGGCACCACTATTGGATTTTTTGATTAGACAAAAGATAGAGAAACCTGAGATTTGGTCATCTTCTATCAGGAGTAAGGCAGGAATAAGATCGATTATTCTGGTTCCCACTCACGAATTAATTGAACAAGTCTACAGCACTGTGTTGAAAGTTGAAGAGAATTTGAGCCTTCATACTTTCAAATGGGACATACATACTAAATATTCAGAGGTTTTGGATGCCATTAAAGACAGAATTGACATGCTGGTGACTACACCTTCTAAATTGCTTACCCTCTTCAAGATTCGAATGATCACTCACCCAGAAAGCTTCTTATCAATGGTGCAGTATGTCGCAGTGGATGAGGCAGATACATTAATGGATCATTCATGGATAGCAGAAACAAGACAGGTTATTAATAGATGTCCAAACCTGAGTCATCTGATTTTCTGTTCGGCAACAATCCCTAACGAGTTTAATAAGACTTTAAGTAAATTATATCCATCTTTTACTCCAATAGTAACACCAAGGCTGCACAAACtaccaaaaaaattggactTTAAAATTGTTGACTCTACTTTGAATCCGTTCAAAGGGTCAAAGATAAAAACGTTGGCCCAGATACTTTATGCCGTGGCACACTCAGAGACTGAACCAGGCCTAGAAAAACGTACCATTGTCTTTgtcaataaaaaatctgACGTTGAAAAGATTGTTCAGGTATTGAAGAGTGAGTACGGTCATGAGCATGTCTTTGGTTTAACTGGATCCGACACAGTGGAGAAAAGACTGGAAACTATCAGAGATTTTCTCCAACCTCCCAAGAGACTAGAAGAGCTTCCAGCATCTGTAGCTAATGAATCAACTGAGTTCCAGGAGCCACTACATATTCCTGAATCTAATATAACCTTAACGAAGCATGAACGAGCCAAAGGAAACAAACCATTTATCAAAGTGCTCGTAACGACTGATTTACTGGCCAGAGGATTGAATTTTCAGGCTGTAAAAAATGTGATCTTATATGATGTGCCGTCAACACCGGTAGATCTCGTACATAGAGTCGGTAGAACGGCCAGAATGAGACAGAATGGTAGGATATTCATGATTACTGATAAATCTACGAAATCTTGGGCTAGAGCGCTCCcaaaaattgcaaaaaaGAGCATTACCTTATCTtaa
- the RSM23 gene encoding mitochondrial 37S ribosomal protein mS29 (similar to Saccharomyces cerevisiae RSM23 (YGL129C); ancestral locus Anc_6.227) codes for MFKLQSRNISLSAITRAAVPGKGKAQGFSKKKGSERKSTTKRITDNTLYKKWINTVHTAKFNRNAPVMSLPKYTPNDMDSCVGKVVKFSEQQCKSLHHLGSFKKDQFNELFNAPISLIRHESANLQESITKSKSKRIIITGEPGIGKTTLLSHIHANALGLNSIVINISYPQLFLNGRNDFFLDEESKLYIQPMYLKKFIRKILKANDEKILASVKLSDSYTFSRTTMKGATNITLHRGSSTLFDLLSSSVNANVRGKQYQAIMKELYGQPNIPICFTIDNFSSILTQPFSEYRDVENKNIYALDLQIGKTIMDLVSGEVPFLNPKSCLVMAISGVDRTNRTLPVALGKLPEDPYVTRYHYEPNFAKIMKKGMVEEFEVTKMGKDEVRTLLRFYSDAKIILKRELQTKTLENLSEEKYFLSGNGNPRELLKSIVLTHK; via the coding sequence ATGTTCAAATTACAATCAAGAAATATCAGCCTCAGTGCCATAACCAGAGCAGCTGTGCCAGGAAAAGGTAAGGCCCAAGGTTTCTCGAAGAAAAAAGGTTCAGAACGTAAGTCTACTACCAAAAGAATCACTGACAATACATTGTACAAGAAATGGATCAATACTGTCCATACGGCCAAATTTAACAGAAATGCGCCAGTTATGTCTCTTCCAAAGTATACTCCAAATGACATGGATTCCTGTGTCGGAAAAGTTGTCAAATTCTCTGAGCAGCAGTGCAAATCATTACACCATCTAGGCtcattcaaaaaagatcaattcaatgaattatTTAATGCTCCTATATCACTTATACGACATGAATCAGCAAATCTTCAGGAGTCTATAACCAAATCgaaatcaaaaagaatCATAATAACGGGGGAACCTGGTATCGGTAAAACCACTCTATTAAGCCACATCCATGCAAACGCATTGGGTTTAAATAGTATAGTGATTAATATCTCGTATCCTCAATTGTTTCTTAATGGCAGAAACgatttttttctcgatgaagaatcaaaacTTTATATTCAACCCATGTACctaaagaaatttataaGAAAGATTCTGAAGGCAAATGATGAGAAGATATTAGCATCAGTGAAATTATCTGATTCTTATACATTTTCTAGAACTACAATGAAAGGTGCTACAAATATAACCCTACATAGAGGTAGTAGCACTTTGTTTGACttattatcttcatcagtAAACGCCAATGTTCGCGGTAAACAATACCAAGCCATCATGAAAGAGTTATATGGCCAACCAAACATTCCTATTTGTTTTACTATTGACAATTTCTCGAGCATTCTGACTCAACCCTTTTCTGAATATAGAGACGTCGAAAATAAAAACATTTATGCACTTGATCTtcaaattggaaaaacaATAATGGACCTAGTTAGTGGCGAAGTCCCATTCTTGAACCCGAAGAGTTGTTTGGTTATGGCCATATCAGGAGTAGATAGAACCAACAGGACTCTACCTGTAGCTTTAGGCAAATTGCCAGAAGACCCATATGTAACAAGATATCATTACGAACCAAACTTTgcaaaaataatgaaaaaaggCATGGTAGAGGAGTTCGAAGTTACAAAAATGGGTAAGGATGAAGTAAGAACTCTACTTCGATTTTATTCAGATGCCAAGATAATACTTAAGAGAGAGCTGCAAACCAAGACACTCGAAAACTTAAGTGaggaaaaatatttcttaaGTGGTAACGGAAATCCTAGagaacttttgaaaagcaTTGTACTAACCCATAAGTAG
- the KAFR0K02290 gene encoding gag-pol fusion protein (Ty like retrotransposon): MWVGSKTRQQKFGTYDENATANTVHHYALMACLSQALDNNQYITQLDISSAYLYADLQEELYIRTPPHMGLKGKAYRLNKSLYGLKQSGANWYSTIKTYLQQDCKLLEIPGWSCVLKNDEIIVCLFVDDMVVMPSDLAYNMNLVKKLRKKFDTKVVKSGRLDQDGVAQYDILGLDIEYRYGKDMKMGMEKILEAKLKTLDVPLNKSGKKLKVPSPPNTYITKEDYVTTEENYKKNVKWLQGIVGLASYVCYKYRFDIMCYANVLAQHTPFSSKDVKQLAERMVQYLWDTKEKKIGLAEE; this comes from the coding sequence ATGTGGGTCGGCAGCAAGACCCGGCAGCAAAAGTTTGGCACCTACGATGAAAACGCAACTGCCAACACAGTTCACCATTATGCCTTAATGGCATGCCTTTCACAAGCACTCGACAATAATCAATATATCACACAATTGGATATTTCGTCAGCATATTTATACGCAGACTTACAAGAAGAACTATACATTAGGACTCCACCACATATGGGATTAAAAGGAAAAGCATACCGATTGAATAAATCTCTATATGGTCTAAAACAGAGTGGAGCCAACTGGTATTCTACTATTAAAACCTATTTGCAACAAGATTGCAAATTACTAGAAATACCAGGATGGTCCTGCGTACTCAAAAACGACGAAATAATTGTGTGCTTATTTGTCGACGACATGGTTGTTATGCCATCTGACTTAGCATATAATATGAATTTAGTAAAGAaactaagaaaaaaattcgatACCAAAGTTGTCAAGTCAGGTAGATTAGACCAAGATGGGGTAGCACAATATGACATACTAGGGCTAGATATCGAATACAGATATGGAAAAGATATGAAAATGGGAATGGAAAAGATCTTGGAAGCTAAACTGAAGACATTAGATGTACCATTAAATAAGTCAGGAAAGAAGCTTAAAGTACCCTCACCTCCAAACACTTATATCACTAAGGAAGATTATGTAACCACAGAAGAAAACTACAAAAAGAATGTAAAATGGTTACAGGGCATAGTTGGATTGGCATCGTATGTCTGTTACAAATACAGATTTGATATCATGTGTTATGCCAATGTTTTGGCACAACATACACCTTTTTCCAGTAAAGACGTGAAACAACTAGCTGAACGAATGGTTCAATATCTGTGGGACACaaaggagaaaaaaattggtttgGCGGAAGAATAG
- the KAFR0K02295 gene encoding uncharacterized protein (Ty like retrotransposon) gives MTLPRMGLKGKAFRLNKSLYGLKQSGANWYSTIKTYLQQDCKLLEIPGWSCVLKNDEIIVCLFVDDMVVMPSDLAYNMNLVKKLRKKFDTKVVKSGRLDQDGVAQYDILGLDIEYRYGKDMKMGMEKILEAKLKTLDVPLNKSGKKLKVPSPPNTYITKEDYVATKGYKKNVKTVTTQNWFVLSCLLQIH, from the coding sequence ATGACTTTACCACGTATGGGTTTGAAGGGAAAAGCATTCCGGTTGAACAAATCTCTATATGGTCTAAAACAGAGTGGAGCCAACTGGTATTCTACTATTAAAACCTATTTGCAACAAGATTGCAAATTACTAGAAATACCAGGATGGTCCTGCGTACTCAAAAACGACGAAATAATTGTGTGCTTATTTGTCGACGACATGGTTGTTATGCCATCTGACTTAGCATATAATATGAATTTAGTAAAGAaactaagaaaaaaattcgatACCAAAGTTGTCAAGTCAGGTAGATTAGACCAAGATGGGGTAGCACAATATGACATACTAGGGCTAGATATCGAATACAGATATGGAAAAGATATGAAAATGGGAATGGAAAAGATCTTGGAAGCTAAACTGAAGACATTAGATGTACCATTAAATAAGTCAGGAAAGAAGCTTAAAGTACCCTCACCTCCAAACACTTATATCACTAAGGAAGATTATGTAGCCACAAAAGGCTACAAAAAGAATGTTAAAACGGTTACAACGCAAAATTGGTTTGTCCTCTCATGCCTGCTACAAATTCATTGA
- the NPY1 gene encoding NAD(+) diphosphatase (similar to Saccharomyces cerevisiae NPY1 (YGL067W); ancestral locus Anc_6.216), producing MKPGETFFGNSNIVNRVSFLRNDEDFIRSTLTHDSTTIIIFSKGEAFLTSDASSLSTLTLGTCSPLKEIFAHHATILNKPESRAKLTKYNLVFLGLFNDSKFTYSKKDQIYQGTPYYAIDFTSTVPDFIDASTLNPISMTEIFQIGNDEASLYSHAKMYIDWHNKFNFCPNCRAFLYPVDGGTKFRCGNPDKDVVCNVRDARVNNVCFPRTDPVVIVILTNATRDKICLVRTKRRVHNKYIMYSNVAGFMEPSETIESACTREIWEETGIRCDEVKIILSQPWPYPANLMIGCIGVVDFNNQDEVINLNHDDELMDAQWFDTTDVIKAIDNYTSGFFMAFKDDIYLPGNTAVAFQLLSYVCNEYKRAI from the coding sequence ATGAAGCCAGGTGAAACATTTTTTGGCAACTCAAACATTGTGAATAGAGTATCATTTTTGAGGAATGATGAGGATTTTATTCGCTCGACTTTAACTCATGATTCGACCactatcatcatcttctccAAAGGTGAAGCTTTTTTAACGAGCGATGCAAGTTCTCTCTCAACTCTAACTTTGGGAACTTGCAGCCCCctaaaagaaatttttgctCACCATGCTACAATTCTTAACAAACCGGAGTCCAGGGCTAAGTTgacaaaatataatttagTATTCCTTGgtttatttaatgattcaaaatttacATACTCCAAGAaagatcaaatttatcaaggTACCCCATACTATGCCATTGATTTCACTTCTACCGTACCAGATTTTATCGATGCTAGTACTTTAAATCCAATCTCGATgactgaaatttttcaaattggcAATGATGAAGCTTCTCTATATTCACACGCAAAAATGTACATTGACTGGCATAATAAGTTCAATTTCTGTCCTAATTGTAGAGCATTCCTGTACCCAGTCGATGGAGGCACAAAATTCAGATGTGGTAATCCAGATAAAGATGTTGTATGTAACGTAAGAGACGCTAGAGTCAATAACGTCTGCTTTCCAAGAACTGACCCAGTGGTCATCGTGATCCTGACCAACGCTACTAGAGATAAGATATGCCTTGTaagaacaaaaagaagagtGCATAACAAATATATCATGTACTCGAATGTTGCAGGGTTTATGGAGCCATCCGAAACGATAGAAAGTGCATGTACAAGAGAGATTTGGGAGGAGACTGGTATTCGTTGTGATGAAGTCAAAATCATCTTGAGTCAGCCATGGCCCTACCCTGCTAACCTGATGATCGGTTGTATTGGTGTTGTAGACTTCAACAACCAGGATGAGGTCATCAATTTGAATCACGACGACGAACTAATGGATGCTCAATGGTTTGACACAACAGACGTCATAAAAGCCATCGATAATTACACAAGTGGCTTCTTTATGGCCTTCAAGGACGATATATATTTGCCGGGCAATACAGCAGTAGCCTTCCAGCTGTTAAGCTATGTCTGTAATGAATATAAACGTGCTATATAG
- the SGF73 gene encoding deubiquitination module subunit SGF73 (similar to Saccharomyces cerevisiae SGF73 (YGL066W); ancestral locus Anc_6.218) translates to MNDIHANITRLKFDLNETSSSAILDDIYETSNDNVIYITNINDSTIEKAFNPNTKRLLVDNLDFNSLTFKVCNNCKIPISANAIDDHLRSCCTSAKNVSSGVSNGGSNRKNNSSNTGTPNSSNDTSSNNYNQDNSDDGYDNDDFNINTNHGSNGNNNNGDEDDDEDDDDDDDEDDDEDDDDAENNSRSNSKRPPPFNNDELMKFKKMKSSGQNNTKSKQRRERRVKQRNPTEKHLIDFDKQCGVELPEGGYCARSLTCKSHPMGAKRSVMGRSKPFDDLLAEYHREHQTKIGAAAEKRAKQQQLQKKQKQILKEQKEQKKLLQQKQRQLQKQNKSKTLKNSNSSYNKNSKNANMNNDYAHPNLTPEEETTQVLNGVSRSFPLPLESTVLSSTRRRTKYFRMREMFASAFSIKPGYSSPGYGAIHSRVGCIDMDRTTDYKFRIRVPQPNNTSGMNIPANTNVQRLQEVQQQRLLQAQLLQQQKLQAQAQAQQQLRNQAVQTTNNSPSQIQKQHSNQQQTIQQQQINGLTPQEIQQQQQKLRQQQFQQQKFEAAAFHLANSTKPVQNNKTILENNVNTPSPAISSVSNNGSPQMDGNLNLNITNQVNPNGSRVN, encoded by the coding sequence ATGAACGATATTCACGCTAATATCACGCGTTTGAAGTTTGATCTCAATGAAACGTCATCATCTGCCATACTGGACGACATTTATGAAACATCGAACGATAATGTAATTTACATCACTAATATCAATGACTCTACAATTGAGAAAGCTTTTAACCCAAATACGAAAAGACTATTGGTTGATAATTTAGATTTCAATAGTTTaactttcaaagtttgtaaCAATTGTAAAATACCAATATCAGCAAATGCTATCGACGACCATTTACGTAGCTGTTGTACATCCGCTAAGAATGTTAGTAGTGGCGTTTCAAATGGTGGTAGTAACAGGAAAAACAACTCTAGCAATACGGGAACTCCAAATAGTTCCAATGACACTTCAAGTAACAATTACAACCAAGACAATAGTGATGATGGTTATGAcaatgatgatttcaacATCAACACGAACCATGGAAGTAATGgaaacaataataatggcgacgaagatgacgatgaagacgacgatgatgacgatgacgaAGATGACGACGAAGATGACGACGATGCAGAAAACAACTCTAGAAGTAACAGTAAGAGACCACCACCGTTCAATAACGATGAACTTATGAAATTtaagaaaatgaaaagttcTGGTCAAAACAATACGAAAAGTAAACAAAGAAGAGAGAGAAGGGTCAAACAAAGGAATCCAACTGAAAAACATTTAATAGATTTCGATAAGCAGTGTGGGGTAGAATTACCAGAAGGTGGCTACTGTGCAAGATCGTTAACCTGTAAATCTCATCCAATGGGTGCAAAGAGAAGTGTGATGGGTAGATCGAAACCATTTGATGACCTGTTAGCTGAGTACCATAGAGAGCACCAAACTAAAATTGGGGCCGCTGCTGAGAAACGTGCTAAACAGCAACAGCTAcaaaagaaacagaaaCAGATACTGAAAGAACAGAAAGAACAGAAAAAACTACTACAACAGAAACAAAGACAGCTTCAGAAACAGAATAAGTCCAAAACTTTAAAAAATAGTAATTCCAGTTATAACAAAAACTCCAAAAATGcaaatatgaataatgACTATGCACACCCAAATCTAACCCcggaagaagaaactacCCAAGTACTTAATGGTGTATCAAGGTCATTTCCTCTGCCATTAGAATCTACCGTATTATCATCTACCAGACGTAGAACGAAGTATTTTAGAATGAGAGAAATGTTTGCTTCTGCCTTTTCCATCAAACCTGGATATTCTTCTCCTGGATATGGTGCTATACATTCACGTGTTGGATGTATTGATATGGATAGAACGACTGACTATAAATTCCGTATTCGAGTTCCACAACCGAATAACACGAGTGGAATGAACATTCCAGCGAATACTAACGTTCAAAGGTTACAGGAAGTACAACAGCAACGACTACTTCAAGCACAATTATTACAGCAGCAGAAATTACAAGCTCAGGCACAAGCTCAACAGCAATTGCGAAACCAAGCCGTTCAGACTACTAATAATTCACCTTCACAAATACAAAAACAACATTCTAATCAGCAACAAACTAtccaacaacaacaaattaATGGCCTAACACCCCAGGAAAttcagcagcagcagcaaaAATTACGACAACAACAATTTCAGCAGCAGAAATTTGAAGCAGCCGCATTCCATTTAGCAAACTCAACGAAACCCGTGCAGAATAATAAAACTATTTTAGAAAACAATGTGAATACTCCCAGCCCTGCCATATCCTCTGTAAGTAATAATGGCAGTCCGCAGATGGACGGAAATCTGAACTTGAATATAACAAACCAAGTCAATCCAAATGGCAGTAGAGTTAACTAA